Within the Streptomyces sp. NBC_00353 genome, the region GCGCCACGCCGTCGACATGACCATCGACAACTACGCCAACGAGGACATGGCCGCCTCACTGCCCGCACTGGCCGGCGGCCTTCTCCCCCACCCCGAACTCATGGCTCGGTTCCGGGAGGCTTTCCTGTCCCGCAAACGCGAGAACATCGCCGCAGCACTGCGCCGCGGAATCCAACGCGGCGACCTGCCCCACAACCTCGACACCGACCTCGTTCAGGACATTTGGGCCGGCACCATCCTCTACCGACGACTCATGACCGGCTCCCCCCTCGACGCCGACCTCGCCGAACACCTTGTCCGACTCGTCACCAACACTCCCCCGCTGCTCCCTCACCGAGAAGCAGAAGTGCGTCCAATCACGGACCCGTGAACCGGGCCACTGCGCTCGAGCTGCGATTCGGATGGGCGATCCACCGCCGCCGGCTTCGGTCCGCCGATGCTCAGTGGGACCGTCGAGGCCCGGCTCCTCTTCCCTCACGTGCGGCATGCGCAAGAAGAGGGCGTCGAAGCCCCGCACCGTGAGGGGAGAGGGTGACCGTTGGGCTCTCGTCCCCGGTGTACCTTGCCCAGTCCACTCCAGGGAGTCCGGGAACGTCAGGTGCTGCGGTGCGGGCGGGGCGGTATTCCTGTACTGCGGTGTCCGCCCTGCTGTCACCGTCCGTCGATCCGGCCACGATGCTCGAA harbors:
- a CDS encoding TetR/AcrR family transcriptional regulator, whose amino-acid sequence is MALVFSSGSVTGGPRSVSKILDATRGVLSGQGYPALTIEAVAAAAGVGKSTIYRWWPSKEALVADALAEIFRAEEIPDEGDTHAELRHAVDMTIDNYANEDMAASLPALAGGLLPHPELMARFREAFLSRKRENIAAALRRGIQRGDLPHNLDTDLVQDIWAGTILYRRLMTGSPLDADLAEHLVRLVTNTPPLLPHREAEVRPITDP